The Xanthomonas fragariae genome has a segment encoding these proteins:
- a CDS encoding translocation/assembly module TamB domain-containing protein, protein MSTPTPPPAPRRARFYRRRRFWAGSGLTVLGLALVALIAVYWLLQTVAGRDVLLAQVVARLPVGATFTYGKVEGPVAGPLTLRDVDFRYQDIHFTAERVYLEPDLRPLLGRKLQLDAVQVSNATLNLGKSEEPFTLPSWPESLPQINVPLAIQADKIDVENLRITQLQQPMIVLHKVQGGLEVATGELRTRDLAVDTDMGDFRLHGDYLPNDDYRADLTATAVLPAARGRTPASLGLVARGDLDKMEVAIAGRAPAPLHASLVFTGRDDPTWVFKAVTEALETSLLLPAADGQTTAPAIPIALNLQASGKGGNADLHGSVEQGKLSATLQPSHISLRDQVLTVEPLLIDTFQGRTQLRGTADFRDTQNPSFRFAVNASGLRFTPTADPATPDAPLVPVKLTDARLGVAGTLKAWAAIGRATLERDGQQAELVFDSRGNDQRAQLKHVQAKTPGGSLDLTGELGWMPELRWDIDAQLSKFDPGYFAPGWNGNLSGKIASKGRQLPAPAGGVSPGLEATADIPSLTGQLRQRALSANGKFALRGEQGEGELQLALGNSRIDAKGKLGNQLDIAAQLQPLQLDDLLPGATGIVRGQLQVSGRRDAPDITADITGSGLRWNDYSAQSISLRGRLPWRGSDGQLALQGTAIEAGLVLDSVRVQARGAVEALRLDADIANSMATVALQGDVRRNGERWQGQVGTLRIAPAKGDAWALRRPAQFSTDGAAFTLSDTCVSSATGGALCASANWPSEGMVVHADALPLSLVQPWLPKQEGRQIYLRGELSLDGSFKPRGNAWEGAFRIASPEGGIRLGQTRYAAVAGNPNRGELLRYDQFSVQADFTPQQIQAKLGIGFQGAGFVDAKFNTGWDAYAPLNGELYLNMSRLYWLELVVADVVGPKGLVEGHVSLHGTRDKPLLGGDATLSNFTAEYPSMGLTLSEGKGRFDALPDGSAKITAAAKSGEGTLTIDGGLSWFGTTTPLLLNIRGENVLAYNTSELRIIANPDMQFGITDNTMQLRGKVTVPEADIDLERLDRGTSVSEDVVVLDPVDPEATPSSPLDMDLAIVLGDKVNMSGFGLKGGLSGQMQIRARPGREMTANGGLDVRGRYKAYGQDLTIRRGQLTWNSNIVSDPRVSLRAERKIGDVTAGIDVSGRAESPRADVWSEPAMSQSEALSYLVLGRGLSTASSDETQQVSAASAALSAGSSLIASQIGAKLGLDEAGVSESSTLGGSVVGFGKYLSPKLYVGYGVSMVGSGSVLTLKYLLSRGFDVEAESSTVETKGSVNWRREK, encoded by the coding sequence GTGAGCACACCCACGCCGCCCCCCGCACCGCGCCGCGCGCGTTTCTATCGCCGACGCCGGTTCTGGGCGGGCTCCGGCCTGACCGTGTTGGGCCTGGCGTTGGTTGCCTTGATCGCGGTGTATTGGTTGCTGCAGACCGTGGCCGGCCGCGATGTGTTGCTGGCGCAGGTGGTGGCGCGTTTGCCGGTTGGCGCCACATTTACCTACGGCAAGGTCGAAGGCCCGGTTGCCGGCCCGCTGACCTTGCGCGATGTCGATTTCCGTTATCAGGACATCCACTTCACTGCCGAGCGCGTGTATCTGGAACCGGATCTGCGCCCGCTGCTTGGTCGCAAGCTGCAACTGGATGCGGTGCAGGTCAGCAATGCCACCTTGAATCTGGGCAAGAGCGAAGAGCCGTTCACGCTGCCGAGCTGGCCCGAATCGCTGCCGCAGATCAACGTGCCGCTGGCGATCCAGGCCGACAAGATCGACGTGGAGAATCTGCGCATCACCCAACTGCAGCAGCCGATGATCGTCCTGCACAAGGTGCAGGGCGGGCTGGAGGTAGCCACCGGCGAGCTGCGCACGCGCGATTTGGCAGTCGACACCGACATGGGCGATTTTCGCCTGCATGGCGATTATCTTCCCAACGACGATTACCGCGCCGATCTCACCGCTACCGCCGTGTTGCCGGCCGCACGTGGGCGCACGCCGGCCAGCCTCGGTTTGGTCGCACGCGGCGATCTGGACAAGATGGAAGTGGCCATCGCCGGCCGCGCGCCGGCACCGCTGCACGCCAGCCTGGTGTTCACCGGGCGCGACGACCCCACCTGGGTGTTCAAGGCGGTGACTGAGGCGCTGGAGACTTCCCTGTTGCTCCCGGCCGCAGACGGGCAGACCACTGCGCCGGCCATACCGATCGCGCTGAACCTGCAGGCCTCCGGCAAGGGCGGCAACGCCGATCTGCACGGCAGTGTCGAACAGGGCAAATTGAGCGCCACGCTGCAGCCCTCGCATATCAGCCTGCGAGATCAGGTGCTGACCGTCGAACCGTTGCTGATCGATACCTTCCAAGGCCGCACCCAATTACGCGGCACCGCCGATTTCCGCGACACGCAGAATCCGAGCTTCCGTTTCGCGGTCAATGCCAGTGGCTTGCGTTTCACTCCGACTGCAGATCCGGCCACTCCGGATGCGCCGCTGGTGCCGGTGAAGCTGACCGACGCGCGTCTGGGCGTGGCCGGCACCTTGAAGGCGTGGGCGGCGATCGGCCGCGCCACGCTGGAACGCGATGGGCAACAGGCCGAGTTGGTGTTCGACAGCCGCGGTAACGATCAGCGCGCGCAGCTCAAACACGTGCAAGCCAAAACACCGGGCGGCTCGCTGGATCTCACCGGCGAGTTGGGCTGGATGCCGGAGCTGCGATGGGATATCGACGCGCAGCTGTCCAAGTTCGATCCGGGCTATTTCGCACCGGGCTGGAACGGTAATCTGTCCGGCAAGATCGCCTCCAAGGGTCGCCAGCTGCCGGCGCCGGCCGGCGGCGTGTCGCCCGGCTTGGAGGCCACTGCTGATATTCCGAGCTTGACCGGTCAACTGCGTCAGCGCGCGCTTTCTGCAAATGGCAAATTCGCGTTGCGCGGCGAGCAAGGCGAGGGTGAATTGCAGCTGGCGTTGGGCAATAGCCGCATCGATGCGAAGGGCAAGCTCGGCAACCAGCTCGACATCGCCGCGCAGTTGCAGCCGTTGCAACTGGACGACTTGCTGCCTGGCGCCACCGGTATCGTGCGTGGGCAACTGCAGGTCAGCGGCCGTCGCGACGCACCCGACATTACCGCCGACATCACCGGTAGCGGGCTGCGCTGGAACGACTACAGCGCCCAAAGCATCAGCCTGCGCGGCCGGCTGCCGTGGCGCGGCAGCGATGGACAACTGGCATTGCAAGGCACCGCCATTGAAGCCGGCCTGGTGCTGGACAGCGTCCGCGTGCAGGCACGCGGCGCAGTGGAAGCGTTGCGACTGGATGCAGACATCGCCAACAGCATGGCCACTGTCGCGTTGCAGGGCGATGTACGCCGCAATGGCGAGCGTTGGCAGGGGCAGGTCGGCACCTTGCGGATCGCACCGGCCAAGGGCGATGCCTGGGCACTGCGTCGGCCGGCGCAGTTCAGCACCGACGGCGCGGCATTTACCTTGTCCGATACCTGTGTGAGCTCCGCCACTGGTGGCGCGCTGTGCGCCAGCGCCAATTGGCCGAGCGAGGGAATGGTGGTACACGCCGATGCACTGCCGCTGTCGTTGGTGCAACCGTGGCTGCCCAAGCAGGAAGGACGACAGATTTATTTGCGCGGCGAGCTCTCGCTGGATGGCAGCTTCAAGCCACGCGGCAATGCGTGGGAAGGCGCGTTCCGTATTGCCTCGCCCGAAGGTGGTATTCGTCTCGGTCAAACGCGCTACGCCGCGGTCGCCGGCAATCCCAATCGTGGCGAATTGCTGCGCTACGACCAATTCAGTGTGCAAGCCGATTTCACCCCGCAGCAGATCCAGGCCAAGCTCGGTATCGGCTTTCAGGGTGCGGGCTTTGTCGATGCCAAATTCAACACCGGTTGGGACGCGTACGCACCGCTCAACGGCGAGCTGTATCTCAATATGTCGCGGCTGTACTGGCTGGAGCTGGTGGTAGCCGATGTGGTGGGGCCCAAGGGCCTGGTCGAAGGCCATGTGAGCCTGCACGGCACCCGCGACAAACCGCTGCTCGGTGGCGATGCGACCTTGAGTAACTTCACTGCCGAATATCCGTCGATGGGTTTGACCCTGAGCGAAGGCAAAGGCCGTTTCGACGCATTGCCGGATGGCTCGGCCAAGATCACCGCTGCGGCCAAGTCGGGCGAGGGCACGCTCACGATCGATGGCGGCCTGTCGTGGTTTGGGACCACCACGCCACTGCTGTTGAATATCCGCGGCGAGAATGTGCTGGCCTATAACACCAGCGAGTTGCGCATCATCGCCAACCCCGACATGCAGTTCGGCATCACCGACAACACCATGCAGCTGCGCGGCAAGGTCACCGTGCCGGAAGCCGATATCGACCTGGAACGCCTGGATCGCGGCACCTCCGTCTCCGAAGACGTGGTGGTGCTTGACCCGGTGGATCCGGAAGCAACGCCGTCCTCGCCATTGGATATGGATCTGGCCATCGTGCTCGGCGACAAAGTCAACATGAGCGGCTTCGGCTTGAAGGGCGGGCTGAGCGGGCAAATGCAGATTCGCGCGCGCCCGGGCCGCGAAATGACCGCAAACGGCGGACTGGATGTGCGTGGTCGCTACAAGGCGTACGGCCAAGATCTGACCATCAGACGCGGTCAGCTGACCTGGAACTCCAACATTGTCTCCGACCCGCGCGTGAGCCTGCGCGCAGAGCGCAAGATCGGCGATGTCACCGCCGGTATCGATGTCAGCGGACGCGCCGAATCGCCACGTGCGGACGTATGGTCGGAGCCGGCCATGTCGCAGTCCGAAGCGCTGTCGTACCTGGTGCTTGGCCGCGGTCTGTCCACCGCTAGCAGCGACGAAACCCAGCAGGTCAGCGCCGCCTCGGCCGCACTGTCGGCAGGCAGCAGCCTGATCGCCTCGCAGATCGGTGCCAAGCTCGGCCTGGACGAAGCCGGCGTCAGCGAATCCAGCACGCTCGGTGGATCTGTCGTGGGCTTCGGTAAATATCTCTCGCCGAAACTTTATGTCGGCTACGGCGTCTCGATGGTTGGCAGCGGATCGGTACTGACACTCAAATACCTGCTCAGCCGCGGCTTCGATGTCGAAGCCGAATCCAGCACGGTGGAGACCAAGGGGTCGGTGAACTGGCGGCGGGAGAAATAG
- a CDS encoding autotransporter assembly complex protein TamA — protein MLKVAFALSLLCTLFVPLQAVARATIDKIEIKGLDNGDDAEMIENIEVSLSLYEAVGKEQGESRLEYLLAQAERQTREALEPFGYYSPTIELAAPRTGDKVTVVITVDRGEPVRVRQSHISITGWAEQDRYLGQDLKRFEPREGQVFSHPQYEASKVRITRRLAERGYFDADFTQRRVAVTRAEHAADIDLNWDSGRRYDMGQVRFDYDYFRQGLFDPLVYWDEGSYYHEGKLDRLRESLTKLDYFSTIDIQPKPEQADDQGRVPVYVKLTRAKRTVYTSGLSYGSESGAGVRGGVERRYMNSRGHKMDTQLDYAQNRKSLTTSYRVPAFRWLDGWYTASARLYDEQTDYIDLRNVKLTGSRSGQINERWSAIASINALRERWRFSSGSDFTDAVYQTSTLIYPQLQANYVNVDDRLFPRSGVSGQMFIRGGAKGVGSDTNFGQVYGQLRWFLGAGDNGRVILRGEGGTTWTSDLVAIPPSLRFFAGGASSIRGYAFREVGPRTPKPDEFALGAKNVVTASAEYEHYFNGGPWGGAVFVDSGSAFDDTRNWHTGIGLGLRWRSPVGPVRVDIAHGLNDPDSQIQLYIDIGANL, from the coding sequence ATGCTTAAAGTCGCGTTTGCTCTTTCCCTGCTGTGCACTCTGTTCGTTCCGTTGCAAGCGGTTGCCCGGGCAACCATCGACAAGATCGAGATCAAGGGCTTGGACAACGGCGACGACGCCGAGATGATCGAAAATATCGAGGTCTCCCTGTCTCTATATGAGGCCGTTGGCAAGGAGCAGGGCGAGTCGCGACTGGAGTATTTGCTGGCGCAGGCCGAGCGGCAGACGCGCGAGGCGCTGGAACCGTTCGGCTATTACTCGCCGACCATCGAACTGGCAGCGCCACGTACTGGCGACAAGGTGACCGTGGTGATCACGGTGGACCGCGGCGAGCCGGTGCGGGTGCGGCAGTCGCATATCTCGATCACCGGCTGGGCCGAGCAAGATCGCTACCTGGGCCAGGACCTTAAGCGGTTCGAACCGCGCGAAGGGCAGGTCTTCAGTCATCCACAGTACGAAGCCAGCAAGGTGCGCATCACGCGTCGTCTGGCCGAGCGTGGTTACTTCGATGCCGACTTCACCCAGCGCCGCGTCGCCGTTACGCGTGCCGAGCATGCCGCCGATATCGATCTGAATTGGGACAGCGGCCGCCGCTACGACATGGGCCAGGTGCGCTTTGACTACGACTACTTTCGCCAGGGCCTGTTCGACCCGTTGGTGTACTGGGATGAGGGCAGCTATTACCACGAGGGCAAGCTGGATCGTTTGCGCGAGTCGCTGACCAAGCTGGATTATTTCAGCACCATCGATATCCAGCCCAAGCCGGAACAAGCCGATGACCAGGGCCGTGTGCCGGTGTATGTGAAGCTCACCCGCGCTAAGCGCACCGTCTATACCTCCGGTCTGAGCTACGGCAGCGAGAGCGGGGCCGGTGTGCGTGGTGGCGTGGAGCGGCGCTACATGAACTCGCGCGGCCACAAGATGGACACCCAGCTGGACTACGCGCAGAACCGCAAGAGCCTGACCACCAGCTACCGCGTGCCGGCGTTCCGTTGGCTGGACGGTTGGTACACCGCCTCGGCGCGGTTGTACGACGAACAGACCGACTACATCGACCTGCGCAACGTCAAACTCACCGGCAGCCGCAGTGGCCAGATCAACGAGCGCTGGAGTGCGATCGCCTCCATCAACGCGTTGCGCGAGCGCTGGCGCTTCAGCAGCGGCAGCGATTTCACCGATGCTGTGTACCAGACCTCCACGCTGATCTATCCGCAGCTGCAGGCCAATTACGTCAATGTCGACGACCGCCTGTTTCCACGCAGCGGCGTGTCGGGGCAGATGTTCATCCGTGGCGGCGCCAAAGGGGTCGGTTCGGATACCAACTTCGGCCAGGTCTATGGCCAGCTGCGTTGGTTCCTGGGCGCCGGCGACAACGGCCGGGTGATCCTGCGCGGCGAAGGTGGCACCACCTGGACCAGTGATCTGGTCGCGATACCGCCGAGCCTGCGCTTCTTCGCCGGCGGCGCCAGCAGCATCCGTGGCTATGCGTTCCGCGAAGTCGGCCCGCGCACGCCCAAGCCGGACGAATTCGCGCTCGGTGCCAAGAACGTGGTCACCGCCAGCGCCGAATACGAGCATTACTTCAACGGCGGCCCGTGGGGCGGCGCGGTGTTCGTCGATAGCGGCAGTGCCTTCGACGACACCCGCAACTGGCATACCGGCATCGGCTTGGGTCTGCGCTGGCGCTCGCCGGTGGGACCGGTGCGCGTGGATATCGCGCATGGCCTGAACGACCCGGATTCGCAGATCCAGCTTTACATCGATATCGGGGCCAACCTGTGA
- a CDS encoding type III effector, with protein MKSKVGPASTAPSASLDVGSTSEPIARPAQDIRSEFTASAPPPELRPRPDANRPRSLKERIASKMSARKTVFNFGIPGTGRTIDRPLRSGVPVNGQPSADTHSADLDPLVLEARQLKKLADSTLASLEAAPTAVWDRPAPPAKRSVGGQLRSWLKPASLRTIVGKKPVKPEAASQQHNPANVADMAARLIERLDHERQGLDAALTALAQARAEFEAIRHATRPTSLATALANPAQLRNNRQRLEQAQVRLQSAETHARLSLQRLRDSVQGKEVMRVCALSERQDQTRQQADLSRQLLGDLQAGLCAVDARIMDRQAATTQNLEAKVAQTRALMSQERDRSIAERAVVQAETRLQTLRNQLQACDDPAQIAVLEAAIAQTQDMHARNLQTHLQLAQLLVHVEAECAGLNDEIGTLHRQRAADAGERVGINAAERQLHRTRQQLIAEQLAAEERCDQVAVKQVREHHLANQIAATQDVALRDAADMQAPLQRIATRLSGPDTPTPLPAFAVIDILTSALTELTGNDAARAKSVLDALYQHSAGHWPRIAENLSKSSRTRPIGSNNTHRDIVALCRKLAKIPRGVEIMQLLSNQGDTPAPADNAQALRVFWNADDAQLSESDSNVKAWLQTAKKVALATVVGRQQTFDDVHHAAFNAVRNGYFSNAPGSPYDQHDRRLRKATTHWVMRAAASGASQDKTETAIKKAPVPRRMIPTLEKTPFGKSTLNRSYAVSESMGLHSPRLQVDQAIARRMRRLEDTLNACQTVPEMQYQIMAVQAMLKHFRSMEEKGAHLSQVIVHKRDSKAIRRLLKSTVQQRQMEQKWEKPIDASGRRGFNMLQHSQSIELLPLHAQMASGMLSVYELLQLAEQHVHDIAPTTLALPPPTDDLLTDDLSAAVKLLKHQHMRSKEDIVAFFKPFILNSQLRDRLRLGGGGTLGMGLPTLPYGPLSPVASPILFLETSHSDEAFAQIFMPILGMEMSFGSAGTNAGEAGIGARIGAQIVPGVGLNAAVTGRIAAQGTTTSSTTMRFFRVRNKDDEMRSNMLNALDSMVRWDVLEPKQGRQYAGPLESIFARNPEVSISQSDNTKCTRTLTARLEVDAPMLRLNAGSNAASQILGLEPSAYAEAERIRERRTETGGFISIVGNRSDAAKQNAGLTANLNAVPISNTPLPSQDGRYGVQSQSLGLQLGMSRDLAWALEKNEISPFLIGDRQDADLDRHYSRSADMLAEIASNRDAWLLRCIETLEPDATGSRNTTDNRLRAAKLLDAFEARVASLEKESRYCQYNVNYSMKRRAGAEIDGYRGIKALALQRGDTKSAEDAQRAIDDILLMPETWRPLMLIVRERGRDSTMKGWGSLLRWQKLSNVDSQRTVVQFPPV; from the coding sequence ATGAAATCGAAAGTCGGGCCTGCTTCCACTGCACCTTCGGCTTCTCTCGACGTTGGATCGACATCGGAACCGATTGCCCGACCTGCCCAAGATATTCGGTCTGAATTTACCGCGTCGGCCCCGCCGCCGGAGCTGCGACCCAGGCCGGATGCCAATCGGCCGCGTTCGTTGAAAGAACGTATCGCCAGCAAGATGTCCGCACGAAAGACGGTCTTCAACTTCGGCATTCCAGGCACCGGACGGACGATCGATCGACCGCTGCGCAGCGGTGTTCCAGTAAATGGCCAGCCATCTGCAGATACACACAGTGCTGATCTGGATCCATTGGTGCTAGAAGCCCGTCAATTAAAAAAGCTCGCCGATTCGACACTGGCGAGTCTGGAAGCAGCGCCGACAGCAGTATGGGATCGCCCGGCGCCTCCAGCCAAGCGAAGTGTTGGGGGCCAGCTGCGCTCTTGGCTCAAGCCTGCATCGCTGCGCACCATTGTGGGCAAAAAACCGGTCAAACCCGAGGCTGCGAGCCAGCAGCATAACCCCGCCAACGTTGCTGACATGGCCGCTAGGTTGATCGAGCGGCTGGATCATGAGCGCCAAGGCTTGGATGCCGCACTCACTGCGCTTGCCCAGGCACGTGCAGAGTTTGAGGCGATTCGGCATGCGACCCGGCCAACCTCGCTTGCCACCGCTCTGGCCAATCCAGCGCAATTACGAAACAACCGTCAGCGCCTGGAACAGGCACAGGTTCGCCTGCAGTCGGCCGAAACGCATGCACGCCTGAGTCTGCAACGATTACGTGATTCGGTGCAGGGCAAAGAGGTCATGCGGGTGTGTGCGCTGAGCGAGCGACAGGATCAGACCAGGCAGCAGGCCGACCTTTCCCGGCAATTGCTGGGCGATCTTCAAGCTGGCCTGTGCGCAGTGGACGCACGCATCATGGACCGGCAAGCGGCCACCACGCAGAACCTGGAAGCCAAGGTCGCACAGACCCGTGCGTTGATGTCCCAGGAACGCGACAGGAGCATCGCCGAGCGCGCCGTGGTGCAGGCCGAGACACGTCTGCAGACCTTGCGCAATCAACTGCAAGCTTGCGACGATCCAGCGCAAATAGCTGTTCTGGAAGCGGCTATTGCGCAGACGCAGGATATGCACGCACGCAATCTGCAGACGCATCTGCAGCTGGCGCAGCTCCTGGTGCATGTGGAAGCCGAGTGTGCTGGTCTCAATGACGAGATCGGCACACTGCATCGGCAACGTGCTGCGGACGCGGGTGAGCGCGTTGGGATCAACGCAGCTGAAAGACAGTTGCATCGCACGCGACAGCAACTCATCGCCGAGCAATTGGCTGCCGAAGAGCGGTGCGACCAGGTGGCGGTCAAGCAGGTGCGCGAGCACCATCTGGCCAATCAGATCGCAGCGACGCAGGACGTCGCGCTACGGGATGCGGCTGACATGCAGGCTCCACTGCAGCGCATCGCCACCCGCCTGTCCGGTCCAGACACGCCAACGCCATTACCGGCATTTGCCGTCATCGACATCCTTACCTCAGCCTTGACAGAGCTCACCGGCAACGATGCGGCGCGTGCGAAAAGCGTTCTGGATGCGCTGTATCAGCACAGTGCCGGGCATTGGCCGCGTATCGCAGAGAATCTGTCCAAATCGTCGAGAACGCGCCCGATAGGTTCCAATAACACCCATCGCGACATCGTGGCGCTTTGCCGGAAGCTAGCCAAGATTCCGCGTGGCGTGGAGATCATGCAACTGCTGTCCAACCAAGGCGACACGCCTGCGCCAGCAGATAATGCACAGGCGCTGCGGGTATTTTGGAACGCCGACGACGCCCAACTGAGCGAATCGGACTCAAATGTCAAAGCATGGTTGCAGACCGCCAAAAAAGTTGCCCTTGCGACGGTGGTTGGACGCCAGCAGACTTTCGACGATGTCCATCATGCTGCTTTCAACGCAGTTCGTAACGGATACTTCAGCAACGCTCCGGGCTCGCCCTATGACCAGCACGACCGGCGCCTGAGAAAAGCGACCACTCACTGGGTGATGCGCGCCGCCGCGTCCGGTGCATCCCAAGACAAGACGGAGACAGCCATAAAGAAAGCTCCAGTGCCGCGCAGAATGATTCCCACGTTGGAGAAGACGCCTTTCGGAAAATCCACGCTGAATCGTTCCTATGCGGTAAGCGAAAGCATGGGCTTGCATTCGCCAAGGCTGCAGGTCGATCAGGCGATAGCGCGCAGGATGCGTCGGCTGGAAGACACCTTGAATGCCTGCCAGACGGTGCCGGAGATGCAATATCAGATCATGGCGGTGCAGGCCATGCTCAAGCACTTCAGGTCGATGGAAGAAAAGGGCGCTCACCTGTCGCAGGTGATTGTGCACAAGCGCGACAGCAAAGCGATACGCCGCCTGTTGAAGTCAACTGTCCAGCAGCGGCAGATGGAGCAGAAATGGGAAAAACCGATCGACGCCAGCGGCAGGCGTGGATTCAATATGCTGCAACATTCCCAGTCGATCGAGCTGCTGCCACTTCATGCACAGATGGCCAGCGGCATGCTGTCGGTTTATGAATTACTCCAGCTTGCCGAGCAGCACGTGCACGACATCGCGCCTACGACGCTTGCGCTTCCACCTCCCACGGATGATCTCCTCACCGACGATCTTAGTGCTGCAGTGAAGTTGTTGAAACACCAGCACATGCGCAGCAAAGAAGACATCGTGGCGTTTTTCAAACCCTTCATCCTCAACAGCCAGTTGCGGGATCGTTTGCGCCTGGGTGGTGGAGGCACGCTCGGCATGGGCCTTCCCACGCTGCCATATGGCCCGCTATCACCGGTGGCCTCGCCGATTCTGTTTTTAGAAACATCGCATAGCGATGAGGCGTTCGCTCAGATTTTCATGCCGATCCTCGGCATGGAAATGTCCTTCGGCAGTGCCGGGACCAATGCCGGCGAGGCCGGCATCGGTGCGAGGATCGGCGCGCAGATCGTACCTGGGGTCGGGCTCAACGCCGCCGTGACCGGCCGTATTGCCGCCCAGGGAACAACCACCAGCTCGACCACCATGCGCTTCTTCCGGGTTCGTAACAAGGACGATGAAATGCGCAGCAACATGTTGAACGCACTCGATAGCATGGTGCGCTGGGATGTACTGGAGCCAAAACAAGGGCGGCAGTATGCAGGACCGCTGGAGTCCATTTTTGCGCGCAATCCAGAGGTGTCCATCAGTCAAAGCGACAATACGAAATGCACCCGCACCTTGACCGCACGCCTTGAGGTGGATGCCCCGATGCTGCGCCTTAACGCTGGCTCCAACGCCGCATCGCAGATCCTGGGCCTGGAGCCCTCCGCCTACGCCGAAGCCGAGCGCATCCGCGAAAGGCGTACCGAGACAGGTGGGTTCATCAGTATCGTCGGCAATCGGTCCGATGCAGCGAAACAGAACGCCGGCTTGACCGCAAACCTGAACGCCGTGCCGATTTCCAATACCCCGCTCCCGTCGCAGGACGGCAGATACGGGGTGCAGAGCCAGAGCCTGGGCCTGCAGTTGGGAATGTCGCGCGATCTGGCCTGGGCGCTGGAGAAGAATGAAATTTCTCCCTTCCTGATCGGCGACAGGCAGGATGCCGATCTCGACCGGCATTATTCCAGGTCTGCCGATATGCTGGCTGAAATCGCGAGCAACCGTGATGCCTGGTTATTGCGCTGCATCGAGACGCTGGAACCGGATGCGACGGGCAGCCGTAACACGACAGACAACCGCCTGCGTGCAGCGAAGCTGCTCGATGCCTTCGAGGCAAGGGTGGCCAGCCTGGAAAAAGAGAGTCGCTACTGCCAATACAACGTCAATTACTCGATGAAACGTCGGGCTGGAGCGGAGATCGATGGTTATCGGGGTATCAAGGCACTGGCGTTGCAGCGCGGGGATACAAAAAGCGCTGAAGATGCCCAGCGCGCAATCGACGACATTTTGCTGATGCCAGAAACATGGCGCCCGCTAATGTTGATCGTTCGTGAGCGGGGACGGGATTCCACCATGAAGGGATGGGGGAGTCTGCTGCGCTGGCAAAAACTTTCCAATGTCGACAGTCAGCGCACCGTTGTGCAGTTTCCGCCAGTTTGA